From the Lathyrus oleraceus cultivar Zhongwan6 chromosome 4, CAAS_Psat_ZW6_1.0, whole genome shotgun sequence genome, one window contains:
- the LOC127138683 gene encoding pro-cathepsin H: MAQWSLLIVLFCVASAAAGFSFHDSNPIRMVSDVEEQLLQVIGESRHAVSFARFANRYGKRYDSVDEMKLRFKIFSENIELIRSSNKRRLSYKLGVNHFADWTWEEFRSHRLGAAQNCSATLKGNHKITDANLPDEKDWRKEGIVSGVKDQGSCGSCWTFSTTGALESAYAQAFGKNISLSEQQLVDCAGAFNNFGCSGGLPSQAFEYIKYNGGLETEEAYPYTGSNGLCKFRSEHVAVKVLGSVNITLGAEDELKHAIAFARPVSVAFEVVHDFRLYKSGVYTSTACGSTPMDVNHAVLAVGYGIEDGIPYWLIKNSWGGDWGDHGYFKMEMGKNMCGVATCSSYPVVA, encoded by the exons ATGGCACAGTGGTCGTTGCTTATCGTTTTGTTCTGCGTCGCCTCCGCCGCCGCCGGATTCAGCTTCCATGACTCCAATCCTATTCGAATGGTCTCCGACGTGGAGGAGCAGTTACTTCAGGTGATCGGAGAAAGTCGTCACGCCGTCTCTTTCGCCCGGTTCGCTAACAGATACGGTAAGCGATACGATAGCGTTGATGAGATGAAGCTTCGGTTTAAGATCTTTTCGGAGAATATTGAACTTATCAGGTCCAGTAATAAGAGACGACTCAGTTACAAGCTCGGTGTTAATC ATTTTGCTGATTGGACTTGGGAGGAGTTCAGAAGTCATAGACTTGGTGCTGCTCAAAATTGCTCTGCTACTCTTAAGGGTAACCATAAGATTACCGATGCTAATCTTCCTGACGAG AAAGACTGGAGGAAAGAAGGTATAGTCAGTGGAGTTAAAGATCAAGGCAGCTGCGGATCATGCTGGACATTCAG CACAACTGGAGCATTGGAATCAGCTTACGCACAGGCATTCGGAAAGAATATCTCTCTTTCTGAGCAGCAGTTAGTGGATTGTGCTGGTGCTTTCAATAACTTTGGCTGCAGCGGCGGGTTACCGTCACAAGCCTTTGAATACATAAAATACAATGGTGGCCTTGAGACAGAAGAAGCATATCCCTACACTGGAAGTAATGGTCTCTGCAAATTTAGATCTGAACACGTTGCTGTTAAAGTCCTTGGCTCTGTCAACATCACCTTG GGTGCTGAGGATGAATTGAAACACGCAATTGCTTTTGCTCGGCCTGTTAGTGTGGCATTTGAGGTGGTGCATGACTTCAGATTATACAAGAGTGGAGTTTACACTAGTACAGCTTGTGGCAGCACGCCCATG GATGTGAATCATGCTGTTCTTGCTGTTGGATATGGGATTGAAGACGGCATACCATATTGGCTCATTAAAAATTCGTGGGGAGGTGATTGGGGTGACCATGGCTATTTCAAAATGGAAATGGGGAAGAATATGTGCG GTGTTGCTACATGTTCTTCCTATCCTGTTGTGGCCTAA